In one window of uncultured Desulfovibrio sp. DNA:
- a CDS encoding methionine ABC transporter permease, with product MIENMSGLAAYYPLWERFLDKLPEIITATWETLDMVLLSTLFSLISGFLLAILMIVTNPIGLKPNRSVYQAVDFVVNLLRSFPFIILLIALIPFTRFVVGTSIGSAAAIVPLTIAAAPFVARLIETCFLEVDRGVIEAARSFGASNTQIIFRVLIPEALPSIVLNVAVIAITLLGYSAMAGTVGGGGLGDLAVKYGYNRFQVDIMVYSVIILCLLVLLIQGVCNFLYKILR from the coding sequence ATGATTGAGAACATGAGCGGCCTTGCGGCCTACTACCCGCTGTGGGAGCGGTTTCTGGACAAGCTGCCGGAAATTATTACGGCAACGTGGGAAACGCTGGACATGGTGCTGCTCTCCACGCTGTTTTCGCTCATTTCGGGCTTTTTGCTGGCTATCCTCATGATCGTCACCAATCCCATCGGCCTCAAGCCCAACCGTTCGGTGTATCAGGCCGTGGATTTTGTGGTCAATCTGCTGCGTTCCTTCCCCTTTATCATTCTGCTCATCGCGCTCATTCCCTTTACCCGTTTTGTGGTGGGCACCTCCATTGGCAGCGCGGCGGCCATAGTGCCGCTGACCATCGCGGCCGCCCCCTTTGTGGCGCGGCTTATCGAAACCTGCTTTCTTGAGGTGGACAGGGGCGTTATTGAAGCTGCGCGGTCTTTTGGGGCCAGCAACACGCAGATTATCTTTCGCGTGCTGATTCCTGAAGCATTGCCTTCCATTGTGCTGAACGTGGCTGTTATCGCCATTACGCTGCTGGGGTATTCGGCCATGGCCGGAACCGTGGGCGGCGGCGGGCTGGGCGATCTGGCCGTCAAATACGGCTACAACCGCTTTCAGGTCGATATCATGGTGTATTCGGTCATTATTCTCTGCCTTCTCGTGCTGCTCATTCAGGGCGTCTGCAATTTCCTGTACAAGATTTTGCGGTAG
- the nrfD gene encoding NrfD/PsrC family molybdoenzyme membrane anchor subunit codes for MLKPSELLKNTLGLLNTPGNIITAVILFCGAVATVMRFGWGIGAVTNLDDYYPWGLWIGFDLLCGVALAAGGFTLAAGYYIFGFNNLRSMWRPALTTAFFGYAFVIADLLYDVGQPWRLPYPVFVSQGTTSLLFTVGVCEFFYLCVMAVLWFVIPCEWLGWNKLRAMLMKLIMPLVALGIILSTLHQSSLGGLYVMVPSKMHPLWYSSWLPVYFFVSSLYAGLSMVIFEGTLAHAGMHKYMDENHAKSFDGVSLSLARGASLVMMGYFVIKIGGLTLDNGWKYVFSGYGLLWLLEMALVIVPAFMLAVGVRERRYGMIRLAAGLAVFGVMLNRMDVSLVAYNYNLPTHLKYFPSLGEITLSLFMLVGLVTVYRFVCAKMPVLRDHPDYKPEA; via the coding sequence ATGCTGAAGCCTTCGGAACTGCTGAAAAATACGCTTGGCCTGCTCAACACGCCGGGCAACATCATCACCGCCGTCATATTGTTCTGCGGAGCTGTGGCCACGGTCATGCGCTTTGGCTGGGGCATCGGCGCAGTCACAAATCTTGATGATTACTATCCTTGGGGCCTGTGGATCGGCTTTGACCTCTTGTGCGGCGTGGCCCTTGCTGCTGGCGGCTTTACGCTGGCGGCGGGCTACTACATCTTCGGCTTCAACAATCTGCGTTCCATGTGGCGGCCCGCGCTGACCACGGCTTTTTTCGGCTACGCCTTTGTCATCGCCGACCTGCTGTACGACGTGGGCCAGCCCTGGCGGCTGCCGTATCCCGTCTTTGTGTCGCAGGGCACCACATCGCTCCTGTTTACCGTGGGCGTGTGCGAGTTCTTTTACCTCTGCGTCATGGCTGTGCTGTGGTTTGTGATCCCCTGCGAGTGGTTGGGGTGGAACAAGCTGCGCGCCATGCTCATGAAGCTGATCATGCCGCTGGTGGCGCTGGGCATCATCCTTTCCACCCTGCACCAGTCTTCGCTGGGCGGGCTGTATGTGATGGTTCCCTCCAAGATGCACCCCCTGTGGTACTCGTCATGGCTGCCCGTGTATTTCTTTGTGTCGAGCCTCTACGCCGGGCTTTCCATGGTGATCTTTGAAGGCACGCTGGCCCACGCGGGCATGCACAAGTACATGGACGAAAACCACGCCAAGAGCTTTGACGGCGTGAGCCTGAGCCTTGCGCGGGGCGCTTCGCTGGTGATGATGGGCTATTTTGTCATCAAGATCGGCGGCCTCACGCTCGACAATGGCTGGAAGTACGTGTTCAGCGGTTACGGCCTCTTGTGGCTGCTGGAAATGGCCCTGGTCATCGTGCCTGCCTTCATGCTTGCCGTAGGCGTGCGCGAGCGGCGTTACGGCATGATCCGCCTTGCGGCGGGGCTGGCTGTGTTTGGGGTCATGCTCAACCGCATGGACGTGAGCCTTGTGGCCTACAACTACAATCTGCCCACGCACCTCAAGTATTTTCCCTCGCTGGGCGAGATCACGCTTTCACTGTTCATGCTGGTGGGGCTTGTGACGGTGTACCGCTTTGTGTGCGCCAAGATGCCCGTATTGCGCGATCACCCTGACTACAAACCCGAAGCCTGA
- a CDS encoding methionine ABC transporter ATP-binding protein: MIQVTNLGKLYGSHLVLQEINMHVHEGEIFGIVGHSGAGKSTLLRCLNGLEPYQMGSVKVMGVEVASLEGTALRMLQSKMGMIFQNFNLMSRKNVFDNVAFPLSLWGVAKREERVMELLELVGLADRAKQRVQNLSGGQKQRVGIARALALNPRVLLCDEATSALDPKTTSSILDLLEDINRRLNLTIIMVTHQMEVVKRLCHSLLMLDGGKTVAMGKTENLFLSPTKEMHAMVEDEYTLIPGGTNIRLMFPREISQQSVITQMARTLGIDFSIVGGKLERYLDDVFGFLIINVQDKDLDAVLHYLKTQNLFWEILAYSENAGELA; encoded by the coding sequence ATGATTCAGGTAACCAATCTTGGCAAGCTCTACGGAAGTCACCTTGTGCTGCAAGAGATCAATATGCACGTGCACGAGGGGGAGATTTTCGGCATAGTGGGGCATTCCGGCGCGGGCAAGTCCACCTTGCTGCGCTGCCTTAACGGCCTGGAACCCTACCAGATGGGCAGTGTCAAAGTCATGGGCGTTGAAGTTGCCTCCCTTGAGGGCACGGCCCTGCGTATGCTGCAAAGCAAAATGGGCATGATTTTTCAGAATTTCAATCTCATGTCCCGCAAAAACGTGTTCGACAACGTGGCTTTTCCGCTTTCGCTGTGGGGCGTTGCCAAGCGCGAAGAGCGCGTTATGGAACTGCTGGAGCTTGTGGGCCTTGCCGACAGGGCCAAACAGCGCGTGCAGAACCTGAGCGGCGGGCAAAAGCAGCGCGTGGGCATTGCCCGTGCGCTGGCGCTCAATCCCCGTGTGCTGCTGTGCGACGAGGCCACCTCCGCCCTTGATCCCAAGACCACTTCGTCCATTCTCGACCTGCTGGAAGACATCAACCGGCGGCTCAACCTCACCATCATCATGGTTACGCACCAGATGGAAGTGGTCAAACGCCTCTGCCACAGCCTGCTCATGCTCGACGGCGGCAAAACCGTGGCCATGGGCAAGACGGAGAATCTCTTTCTGTCGCCCACCAAGGAAATGCACGCCATGGTGGAGGATGAGTACACGCTCATTCCCGGCGGCACCAACATCCGCCTCATGTTCCCGCGCGAAATTTCGCAGCAGAGCGTCATCACGCAGATGGCGCGCACCCTGGGCATTGATTTTTCCATCGTTGGCGGCAAGCTTGAACGCTACCTCGACGATGTTTTCGGCTTTCTTATCATCAACGTGCAGGACAAAGACCTGGACGCAGTGCTGCATTATCTGAAAACGCAGAACCTGTTCTGGGAGATTCTGGCCTATTCTGAAAACGCGGGTGAACTAGCATGA
- the hmcB gene encoding sulfate respiration complex iron-sulfur protein HmcB, whose translation MRRRQFLKILGLGGVAGAALPGAAGAAPFVYDGSPDAVGVLHDSVRCIGCRKCEEGCQKVNADVLPPLEKPVDDSSVFEQTRRPTFKAYTVVNKYQPEGHAPVFRKLQCNHCQEPACASACFVKAFVKTEEGPVVYNPKLCVGCRYCMMACPFYVPAYDYNNAWNPLVYKCTMCAPRLKQGLLPGCVEACPKEALVFGRRSDLVKLARRRIMDNPGMYEDHIYGEHEMGGTNWLYLSPVPHADLGQPDVPAVSAPELTRGMLGSIAVIAGIWPVILGGAYSMSKHYKKMVEQARSEGAQQAKGQSCADAHAENDSQACGCKPADHNPEKGQGGGQC comes from the coding sequence ATGCGGCGCAGACAGTTTTTGAAAATATTGGGCCTCGGCGGCGTGGCCGGAGCAGCGCTTCCCGGTGCTGCCGGGGCAGCCCCCTTTGTCTATGACGGCAGCCCCGATGCCGTGGGCGTGCTGCACGATTCAGTGCGCTGCATCGGCTGCCGCAAGTGCGAGGAAGGCTGCCAGAAGGTCAATGCTGACGTGCTGCCGCCTCTGGAGAAGCCCGTTGACGACAGCTCGGTATTTGAGCAGACCCGCAGGCCCACATTCAAGGCCTATACGGTGGTCAACAAATATCAGCCCGAAGGGCATGCCCCCGTGTTCCGCAAGTTGCAGTGCAATCATTGTCAGGAACCGGCCTGCGCTTCGGCCTGTTTTGTCAAAGCCTTTGTAAAAACAGAGGAAGGCCCGGTAGTGTACAACCCCAAGCTCTGCGTGGGGTGCCGCTACTGCATGATGGCCTGTCCTTTCTACGTGCCTGCCTACGACTACAACAACGCCTGGAACCCCTTGGTGTACAAATGCACCATGTGCGCCCCGCGCCTCAAGCAGGGCCTGTTGCCCGGCTGCGTGGAGGCCTGCCCCAAGGAGGCTCTGGTCTTTGGGCGGCGCAGCGACCTTGTCAAACTGGCCCGCCGCCGCATCATGGACAATCCCGGCATGTACGAAGACCACATCTATGGCGAGCACGAGATGGGCGGCACCAACTGGCTGTATCTCTCGCCCGTGCCGCATGCCGATCTGGGGCAGCCGGATGTGCCCGCTGTTTCCGCGCCGGAACTTACGCGCGGCATGCTTGGCTCCATTGCCGTTATTGCCGGTATATGGCCGGTGATCCTGGGCGGTGCGTATTCCATGAGCAAGCATTACAAAAAAATGGTGGAGCAGGCCCGCAGCGAGGGAGCCCAGCAGGCAAAAGGCCAGAGCTGCGCTGACGCCCATGCAGAAAACGATTCACAAGCCTGCGGCTGCAAGCCCGCTGACCATAATCCTGAAAAGGGCCAGGGAGGCGGACAATGCTGA
- a CDS encoding YgdI/YgdR family lipoprotein — MRKSAMIFALLLVSTFMLTACGSKYIAVTKDYTIYIGTKKPVINPENDSVSFEDDTGKTHTIPREDLKQVRPLP, encoded by the coding sequence ATGAGAAAGAGCGCCATGATCTTTGCCCTGCTGCTGGTAAGCACTTTCATGCTTACGGCATGCGGCTCCAAGTACATCGCCGTTACCAAGGATTACACCATCTACATCGGCACCAAGAAGCCCGTTATCAATCCCGAAAATGATTCCGTGAGCTTTGAGGACGACACAGGCAAAACCCACACCATCCCCCGCGAAGACTTGAAGCAGGTTCGTCCCCTGCCCTAG
- a CDS encoding acyltransferase encodes MHYPHIALLKTKCLFLVVVMHCVMFYATPFPFWELYADTPQPWADLFTAISGSTLIQCFMFASGFLFAASWDAGKRTPLQHALHRGRRLLLPWFGVGMLWVAPLYTLFSIPAFGHPADATLLETWKSVSLGLFTDHLWFLLVLFWITLFWIIALWVLQKLGRDTALTGGMVALVAALCLQNYGGWLKWYCLWEAPSFILCYYMGIVAFRNHEALNTLCHTRPLALGLGLTALIVLLWPYAGTPVSGWIVSLLCALLVYHMFLLTAGLYPLLQSFAPFAWFERNGFRFYLFHLPTPLLVFMWLYKPLQLPPVAFVLLNIAITLTVTTVIVIASRKLEEKLGIKL; translated from the coding sequence ATGCACTATCCCCACATTGCCCTGCTGAAAACCAAGTGCCTTTTTCTGGTTGTGGTCATGCACTGTGTCATGTTTTACGCCACGCCATTTCCGTTCTGGGAGCTCTATGCGGATACCCCGCAGCCCTGGGCAGATTTGTTCACGGCCATCTCCGGCTCTACCCTTATCCAGTGCTTCATGTTTGCATCGGGCTTTCTGTTTGCCGCCTCGTGGGATGCCGGCAAGCGCACCCCCCTGCAACACGCGCTGCACAGGGGGCGCAGGCTCCTGCTGCCCTGGTTTGGCGTGGGCATGCTCTGGGTAGCCCCGCTCTACACGCTCTTTTCCATCCCCGCGTTTGGACATCCGGCGGACGCAACACTGCTTGAAACATGGAAATCCGTTTCACTCGGCCTGTTTACAGACCACCTGTGGTTCTTGCTGGTGCTGTTCTGGATCACCCTGTTCTGGATTATCGCCCTGTGGGTGCTGCAAAAGCTGGGGCGCGACACGGCCCTTACTGGCGGCATGGTGGCCCTTGTGGCCGCGCTGTGCTTGCAGAACTATGGCGGCTGGCTCAAGTGGTATTGCCTGTGGGAAGCGCCTTCGTTCATTCTTTGCTACTACATGGGCATTGTCGCGTTCAGAAATCACGAGGCCCTCAATACCCTGTGCCACACCCGCCCGCTGGCACTTGGGCTTGGGCTCACGGCGCTGATCGTTCTGCTGTGGCCCTATGCGGGCACGCCTGTGAGCGGCTGGATTGTTTCATTGCTCTGCGCCCTGCTGGTGTATCATATGTTCTTGCTCACAGCCGGGCTGTACCCGCTGTTGCAGTCTTTTGCGCCTTTTGCATGGTTTGAGCGCAACGGCTTTCGCTTTTATCTTTTTCATCTGCCCACGCCCCTGCTGGTCTTCATGTGGCTTTACAAGCCTTTGCAACTGCCGCCTGTTGCCTTTGTACTGCTGAACATTGCCATTACCCTGACCGTAACAACGGTTATTGTTATTGCCAGCCGCAAGCTGGAAGAAAAACTTGGCATAAAATTATAA
- a CDS encoding cytochrome c3 family protein, which yields MRTICSTALVSACAMRFVAASAVFAVALCFSAVGVQAASAPLAGNTIYLGGQRAKELKMPVVAFDHAAHAKANACASCHAAGPGVEKNSAGLPVNIMQTPVFSAFAGMNSSDPAARKEAFHAACATCHAQKGAGPSLAQCRDCHTIADAAKLPVQKPYKPQMDASLHQRHLTSGAFPVKAQPGLAPGAILAENDPQRCVTCHHAKDFSPTLPPNIDSCRTCHESGPGSALATKDAAYTPPPLRAAAHEVCMKCHASLAEQKLPHGPVDCATCHDKARFEALPRFEASPSIMTMNRPTGVVLTDKVTPPQVPLSPLYPQGPKWPTVMPAVPFDHGLHERALNCVDCHHTSVKQSCITCHTPSGDPKGKNIPLAQAMHSVTSKNSCVNCHTSLTTSAPECAGCHTPRPVSKSGSNCAFCHRAAPGVKGTVGLMLPSNLPSPQAAEKANGTVGLEAPALPQSLPAQNAQQNAKLAPAAILLPVEAAVKAAQQSADASEAALASSAILLPPPDKNQTAKPDPAANAAAAKALQPAVTPPPAQGSQSAAEVIDEPKLGPVSDGLPEKVRIELMSKEFRPVDFAHAQHLQKLRAGIGRKAAGLQGMHAKDGLECAACHHNSPRLKEGMTPPRCVSCHPANLPAGVTTMPDGRPLLKAAYHQRCMDCHTRMKLEKPRATDCQACHIKRDPAEAPVW from the coding sequence ATGCGAACCATATGTAGTACAGCCCTCGTTTCTGCTTGCGCCATGCGGTTTGTGGCCGCCAGTGCAGTGTTTGCCGTGGCGCTGTGTTTTTCTGCTGTTGGTGTCCAGGCAGCTTCTGCGCCTCTGGCGGGCAACACCATCTACCTTGGCGGTCAGCGTGCCAAGGAGCTTAAAATGCCTGTTGTGGCCTTTGACCATGCGGCCCATGCCAAGGCCAACGCCTGTGCGAGCTGCCACGCGGCTGGCCCCGGCGTGGAGAAGAACAGCGCGGGCCTGCCGGTCAATATTATGCAAACGCCGGTGTTCAGCGCCTTTGCGGGCATGAATTCCAGCGATCCTGCCGCGCGCAAGGAAGCCTTTCATGCGGCCTGCGCCACGTGCCATGCGCAAAAGGGCGCTGGGCCGTCCTTGGCGCAGTGTCGCGATTGTCACACCATCGCCGATGCCGCAAAGTTGCCCGTGCAAAAGCCTTACAAACCGCAGATGGACGCCTCCCTGCACCAGCGGCATCTGACCTCCGGCGCGTTCCCTGTAAAGGCGCAGCCCGGTCTGGCCCCCGGTGCAATACTGGCAGAGAATGATCCCCAGCGTTGCGTCACCTGTCACCATGCCAAGGATTTTTCACCCACCTTGCCGCCAAATATCGATTCATGCCGCACCTGTCACGAAAGCGGCCCCGGTTCGGCACTTGCCACCAAAGATGCCGCCTATACGCCGCCGCCCCTGCGCGCCGCCGCGCATGAAGTATGCATGAAGTGTCACGCTTCGCTGGCGGAGCAGAAGCTGCCGCACGGCCCTGTGGACTGCGCCACCTGTCATGACAAGGCGCGCTTTGAGGCCTTGCCCCGCTTTGAGGCCAGCCCCTCCATCATGACCATGAACAGGCCCACGGGCGTGGTGCTGACCGACAAGGTCACGCCGCCTCAGGTGCCGCTTTCGCCTCTGTATCCGCAGGGGCCCAAATGGCCTACGGTCATGCCTGCCGTGCCTTTTGACCACGGCCTGCACGAAAGGGCGCTCAACTGCGTGGATTGCCACCACACCAGCGTCAAGCAGTCGTGCATCACCTGCCACACGCCCAGCGGAGACCCCAAGGGCAAGAATATTCCGCTGGCGCAGGCCATGCACTCTGTTACGTCCAAAAACTCCTGCGTGAACTGCCACACCAGCCTGACCACCTCCGCGCCGGAATGCGCGGGTTGCCATACGCCAAGGCCCGTGAGCAAGAGCGGCAGCAACTGCGCCTTCTGCCACCGCGCCGCCCCCGGCGTGAAGGGCACTGTGGGGCTGATGCTGCCCAGCAATCTGCCTTCGCCCCAGGCCGCAGAGAAGGCAAACGGAACTGTTGGGCTGGAAGCCCCGGCCCTGCCGCAAAGCCTGCCCGCCCAGAATGCCCAGCAGAACGCCAAGCTTGCGCCCGCGGCTATCCTGCTGCCCGTGGAGGCCGCAGTGAAGGCTGCGCAGCAGTCTGCCGATGCCTCGGAAGCAGCGCTTGCGTCTTCTGCCATCCTGTTGCCGCCGCCGGACAAAAATCAGACTGCAAAGCCCGACCCGGCAGCCAACGCTGCTGCGGCCAAGGCCTTGCAACCGGCGGTAACGCCGCCTCCTGCTCAAGGCTCTCAGTCAGCCGCGGAGGTGATTGACGAGCCCAAGCTTGGGCCTGTTTCTGACGGCCTGCCCGAAAAGGTGCGCATAGAGCTCATGAGCAAGGAATTCCGCCCGGTGGACTTTGCCCATGCACAGCATCTGCAAAAGCTGCGGGCTGGCATTGGCCGCAAGGCCGCAGGCCTGCAAGGCATGCATGCCAAGGATGGTCTGGAGTGCGCCGCCTGCCATCACAACAGCCCGCGCCTTAAAGAGGGCATGACGCCGCCGCGCTGCGTTTCGTGCCATCCCGCAAACTTGCCCGCTGGCGTAACTACCATGCCGGACGGCAGGCCCCTGCTCAAGGCTGCCTATCACCAGCGCTGCATGGACTGCCACACGCGCATGAAGCTTGAAAAGCCCCGTGCAACGGATTGTCAGGCCTGCCACATCAAGCGCGACCCGGCGGAAGCCCCGGTCTGGTAA
- a CDS encoding 4Fe-4S binding protein: MNQSADSAQRAAQPTAPAYTPLTSKPPKRRLTPTLLRRGIQGAFAIFLVWVGWNFYLYVQWATGKSQIFTPKPPSVEGFLPISELMAARRLFETGMWDVVHPAGLTLFLAIALMALLFRKGFCGYICPVGLASNLLGRLGERLGLNRNPPRKLELALQAIKYIPLVLLCYFSFFAMSVDEIDAFMGAPFNMVADSSMLFFFLRASTTTLIVVGVIVAASLVARNAWCRFLCPYGAFLGILALASPVAVRRNAATCTSCRRCQRACPSAIAVHEKTRVNSPECLGCTACIEACPQKDCLHLSAARSRVPFWTVAAGCLVVLFAAYLWAVGTGHWVSEIPPAMLRRFHMIQFGG; encoded by the coding sequence ATGAACCAATCTGCCGATTCCGCGCAAAGGGCTGCACAGCCCACAGCGCCAGCGTATACCCCCCTCACAAGCAAGCCTCCCAAACGCCGCCTCACCCCCACCCTGCTGCGACGCGGCATACAGGGCGCATTCGCCATTTTTCTTGTTTGGGTGGGCTGGAATTTTTACCTCTACGTGCAGTGGGCCACGGGAAAAAGCCAGATCTTCACGCCCAAACCGCCCTCGGTGGAAGGCTTTTTGCCCATCAGTGAACTCATGGCCGCGCGCCGCCTGTTTGAAACCGGCATGTGGGACGTAGTGCACCCCGCCGGGCTGACGCTCTTTTTGGCCATCGCCCTCATGGCCCTGCTGTTCCGCAAGGGATTTTGCGGCTATATCTGCCCTGTGGGTCTTGCCTCCAACCTGTTGGGCCGCCTTGGCGAGCGCCTGGGCCTGAACCGCAACCCGCCGCGCAAGCTGGAGCTGGCGCTCCAGGCCATCAAGTATATTCCACTGGTATTGCTCTGTTATTTCAGTTTTTTTGCCATGAGCGTAGACGAAATTGATGCCTTCATGGGCGCGCCCTTCAATATGGTGGCCGATTCAAGCATGCTGTTTTTCTTTTTGCGGGCTTCAACCACCACCTTGATTGTGGTTGGCGTGATTGTGGCGGCCTCGCTGGTGGCGCGCAATGCGTGGTGTCGTTTTCTCTGCCCTTACGGGGCGTTTTTAGGCATTCTGGCATTGGCAAGCCCGGTGGCGGTGCGCCGCAATGCGGCGACCTGTACGAGCTGCCGCCGCTGCCAGCGAGCCTGCCCTTCGGCCATCGCCGTGCACGAAAAAACGCGCGTCAATTCGCCGGAATGCCTTGGCTGCACCGCCTGTATTGAAGCCTGCCCGCAAAAAGACTGCCTCCATCTTTCTGCGGCCCGCAGCCGCGTGCCCTTCTGGACAGTTGCCGCTGGCTGCCTTGTGGTGCTTTTTGCCGCGTACCTCTGGGCCGTGGGCACCGGGCACTGGGTTTCAGAAATTCCCCCGGCCATGCTGCGGCGCTTCCACATGATCCAGTTTGGCGGATAG
- a CDS encoding thioredoxin family protein, producing the protein MEIKVFGPGCARCVEAENVVRQAAEQDGGEISVLKVSDFREIMAARIISTPAVMVNGQIKCTGRVPTVDEVASWIAEASA; encoded by the coding sequence ATGGAAATCAAGGTATTCGGCCCCGGCTGCGCGCGTTGCGTAGAGGCGGAAAACGTGGTGCGTCAGGCTGCGGAACAGGATGGCGGTGAAATTTCGGTGCTCAAGGTATCTGATTTCAGAGAAATCATGGCCGCGCGCATCATTTCCACTCCGGCGGTAATGGTCAACGGCCAGATTAAATGCACGGGCAGGGTTCCCACCGTGGATGAGGTCGCCAGCTGGATTGCGGAGGCCAGTGCTTAA
- a CDS encoding MetQ/NlpA family ABC transporter substrate-binding protein: MKRLLLSLAMVLALAAPSFAAEDIVVGVTPFPHKDIMLVAKPLLAKEGYNLVIKEFTDYVQPNMALASKQLFANFFQHEPYLDNMNKEKKLDLVSIGKVHIEPLGVYSKKIKKLADLKKGNSVSVPNDPTNEARALRLLEANGVITIKPGALVTVADITKNPLGLKFHELDAAQLPRTLDDVTASVINTNFAGEAGLVPSRDALVMEGSESPYANIIVVRNEDKDSPKAKALMKAVQSPEVKEYIQKNLLERGIVPVF, translated from the coding sequence ATGAAACGTCTGCTTTTGTCTCTGGCCATGGTTCTGGCGCTGGCCGCCCCCTCGTTCGCCGCTGAAGACATTGTTGTCGGCGTGACCCCCTTCCCGCATAAGGACATTATGCTGGTGGCCAAGCCCCTGCTTGCCAAGGAAGGCTACAACCTGGTCATCAAGGAATTTACTGACTACGTGCAGCCCAACATGGCGCTGGCCAGCAAGCAGCTGTTTGCCAACTTCTTCCAGCACGAACCCTACCTTGACAACATGAACAAGGAAAAGAAGCTTGACCTTGTTTCCATCGGCAAGGTGCATATCGAACCCTTGGGCGTGTATTCCAAGAAGATCAAAAAGCTTGCCGACCTCAAGAAGGGCAACAGCGTTTCCGTGCCCAACGACCCCACCAACGAAGCACGCGCTCTGCGCCTGCTGGAAGCCAACGGCGTTATCACCATCAAGCCCGGCGCGCTCGTTACCGTGGCCGACATCACCAAGAATCCCCTTGGCCTCAAGTTCCACGAGCTTGACGCGGCCCAATTGCCCCGCACCCTTGACGACGTGACCGCCTCGGTCATCAACACCAACTTTGCTGGCGAAGCCGGTCTGGTGCCCTCGCGTGACGCCCTCGTGATGGAAGGCAGCGAATCCCCCTACGCCAACATCATTGTTGTGCGCAATGAAGACAAGGACAGCCCCAAGGCCAAGGCCCTCATGAAGGCCGTGCAGTCCCCTGAAGTGAAGGAATACATCCAGAAGAATCTGCTTGAACGCGGCATCGTGCCTGTGTTCTAA
- a CDS encoding permease: protein MNTPLQQKCCCKNNAMQTHKAPEARAWNLRYAGAITALGALWWLAYSVIQPAAHWLAVGLIGFAPGSPIAESVEFFFYDTAKILLLLVALIYAIAWTRAGLNVERVRDYLSGKAKGVGYFLGSSFGAITPFCSCSSIPLFLGFTTASIPLGITMSFLITSPLINELAVVLLWGLLGWKITVAYVVVGMTAGIIGGCLMDAIKAERWLHPFILEAMANMPAQAEEDSGTGADPACSPQITLRHRHDFAWSETSTIFRRVWKWVIIGVGLGAALHGFVPENWFAEHLGAGEWWSVPLSVLLGIPLYSSVTGIIPVMESLLTKGLPIGTTLAFCMSTVVVSLPEMLMLRQVMTGKLLAVFVGYLLLMFTLVGWLFNLTGAFLA from the coding sequence ATGAACACGCCTCTTCAACAAAAATGCTGCTGCAAAAACAATGCGATGCAGACCCACAAAGCGCCAGAAGCGCGCGCCTGGAATCTCAGATACGCTGGGGCTATTACCGCCCTCGGCGCGCTGTGGTGGTTGGCCTATTCGGTCATTCAGCCTGCGGCGCACTGGCTGGCAGTGGGCCTCATAGGTTTTGCCCCTGGCTCGCCCATTGCGGAATCCGTGGAGTTTTTCTTTTACGACACGGCAAAAATTTTGCTTTTGCTGGTGGCGCTCATTTATGCCATTGCATGGACGCGGGCCGGGCTCAACGTGGAGCGGGTGCGCGACTATCTGAGCGGCAAGGCAAAGGGTGTAGGCTATTTTCTTGGCTCCTCCTTTGGCGCGATCACACCTTTTTGCTCCTGTTCAAGCATACCCCTGTTTCTTGGCTTCACCACGGCCAGCATCCCCCTGGGCATCACCATGTCCTTTCTCATCACCTCGCCGCTTATCAACGAACTGGCAGTGGTTTTGCTGTGGGGTCTGCTGGGCTGGAAGATCACCGTGGCCTACGTGGTTGTGGGCATGACCGCGGGCATCATTGGCGGCTGCCTCATGGACGCCATCAAGGCCGAGCGCTGGCTGCACCCCTTTATTCTTGAGGCCATGGCCAACATGCCCGCGCAGGCGGAAGAAGACAGCGGCACGGGTGCAGACCCGGCCTGCTCCCCGCAGATCACTCTGCGCCATCGGCACGATTTTGCTTGGTCTGAAACATCCACCATCTTTCGCCGCGTGTGGAAGTGGGTGATCATCGGCGTTGGGCTGGGTGCGGCCCTGCACGGCTTTGTGCCGGAAAACTGGTTTGCCGAGCATCTTGGCGCCGGGGAATGGTGGTCGGTGCCGCTTTCCGTCCTGCTGGGCATCCCCCTGTATTCCAGCGTGACGGGCATCATCCCGGTTATGGAAAGCCTGTTGACCAAGGGCTTGCCCATCGGCACCACTCTGGCCTTCTGCATGAGCACGGTTGTGGTCAGCCTGCCGGAAATGCTCATGCTGCGGCAGGTCATGACAGGCAAACTACTGGCTGTTTTTGTTGGCTATCTTTTGCTTATGTTCACCCTGGTGGGCTGGCTGTTCAACCTGACTGGGGCATTCCTGGCATAA